A window of Castanea sativa cultivar Marrone di Chiusa Pesio chromosome 1, ASM4071231v1 contains these coding sequences:
- the LOC142621740 gene encoding putative membrane protein At1g75140 — protein sequence MANSPHGGKFFLLYLLFIFTSVSKVLLVSSSTSSLSIQHEHEHDPYVAPNTELTSKFNEQQVLLHRLEDLVRNLSEIVTKLESKLSESAKVANTDKRHNLDNEKAKRKCDGKRVGKDLEEDELEGESREGEKARAVSVTKFSPFWSERFQFVSAVKLDSDATCIHVLPFRDFEGLSKYVAVGDERGRVYVFLRNGDVLVEFYTRSDSPITAMLSYVSVYKNESVVVTGHKNGVILMHRIWEVSNGDELSSLFMENGGKIVSTESGEDGLPINILEVHHVGRMRYILSVDGSGRIRVLTENGTVYGSTMPASKPLAFLKQRLLFLTESGAGSLDLRSMKVKESECEGLNRSLARYYVFDATERSKAYGFTSEGDLIHVLLLGDIMNFKCRVRSKRKMDIDEPLAFQAIRGFLLIVSEERVFVYNVSSHHYVRVGAPRLLFSSGLDDIRSSFLSYQAVDVDVDVDAERRTVIPLVASDREKLVVLGLGSGYVGMYRSNLPIFKGEFNTMFWTSPVLFFILFLFGAWQFFAKKKEALTSWGPDDPFSSTSATTGAPLGTGSGDRSFVDSSSRGSDMMDLRSSGLRGPSRRYASPTRYPGGATNSFRPASADHNSRPASVDPNFRASSELKFRGSALESSGFPKRRESLFVSNQVVDDNN from the coding sequence ATGGCGAATAGTCCACACGGAGGCAAGTTTTTCTTACTCTATTTGCTTTTCATTTTCACTTCTGTTTCTAAGGTACTATTGGTAAGCTCTAGCACTAGCTCTCTCTCAATCCAACACGAGCACGAACATGATCCTTATGTTGCACCCAACACAGAACTTACTAGTAAATTCAATGAACAACAAGTTTTATTGCACCGGCTTGAGGATTTAGTGAGAAACCTTAGCGAAATAGTTACTAAATTAGAATCGAAATTGTCGGAGTCTGCGAAGGTGGCAAATACGGACAAGAGGCACAATCTAGATAATGAAAAGGCTAAAAGAAAGTGTGATGGTAAAAGGGTAGGTAAGGATTTAGAGGAAGACGAATTGGAAGGTGAAAGCCGAGAGGGAGAGAAAGCGAGGGCGGTTTCTGTAACCAAGTTTAGCCCATTTTGGTCTGAGAGGTTTCAGTTTGTGTCGGCTGTGAAATTGGACTCGGATGCTACTTGTATTCATGTGTTGCCGTTTCGGGATTTTGAGGGGCTTAGTAAGTATGTTGCAGTTGGGGATGAGAGAGGGAGGGTTTATGTGTTCTTGAGAAATGGGGATGTTTTGGTTGAGTTTTATACGAGGTCAGATTCGCCTATTACAGCCATGCTTTCGTACGTGTCAGTTTATAAGAATGAGAGTGTTGTGGTGACGGGGCATAAGAATGGTGTGATCTTGATGCATCGGATTTGGGAGGTGTCGAATGGAGATGAACTGAGTTCACTTTTCATGGAAAATGGGGGCAAGATCGTGTCAACTGAAAGTGGGGAAGATGGGCTTCCGATCAATATCTTGGAAGTGCATCATGTTGGGAGGATGAGGTATATTTTGTCTGTGGATGGTAGTGGAAGGATTAGGGTTTTAACAGAAAATGGAACTGTTTATGGTTCAACCATGCCAGCAAGCAAGCCACTTGCATTCTTAAAACAACGACTTTTGTTTTTGACAGAGAGTGGTGCAGGGTCGTTGGATTTGAGGAGCATGAAAGTTAAGGAGTCTGAGTGTGAAGGCTTGAACCGTTCTCTTGCACGGTATTATGTTTTTGATGCCACTGAAAGGTCTAAAGCATATGGCTTTACCTCAGAAGGTGATTTGATTCATGTATTGCTCTTGGGGGATATAATGAACTTCAAATGCAGGGTTAGATCCAAGAGAAAAATGGACATTGATGAGCCTCTTGCATTTCAGGCAATTAGGGGGTTTTTGCTTATTGTTAGTGAGGAGAGGGTCTTTGTGTATAATGTTTCATCTCATCATTATGTTAGGGTTGGTGCACCTcggcttcttttttcttctggTCTGGATGATATCAGATCATCTTTTCTAAGTTATCAAGcagtggatgtggatgtggatgtggatgCTGAGAGAAGAACAGTGATACCCTTAGTAGCCAGTGATCGTGAAAAGCTTGTTGTTCTCGGCCTTGGAAGTGGGTACGTGGGAATGTATCGTTCTAACCTTCCAATATTTAAAGGGGAGTTTAATACAATGTTTTGGACCAGCCCTGTGttattcttcattctttttctatttgggGCTTGGCAATTTTTTGCTAAGAAAAAGGAAGCACTTACTTCATGGGGGCCAGATGATCCTTTTAGCTCCACATCAGCCACAACTGGAGCTCCATTAGGAACTGGTTCTGGGGACAGATCTTTTGTAGACTCTTCTTCTAGAGGTTCTGATATGATGGATCTTAGAAGTAGTGGTCTAAGAGGTCCATCGAGAAGGTATGCCTCTCCCACTCGTTATCCTGGTGGAGCGACTAATTCCTTTAGACCGGCTTCTGCAGATCATAACTCTCGACCAGCTTCTGTTGACCCAAATTTCAGAGCATCTTCAGAGTTAAAATTTAGGGGTTCAGCTTTAGAATCTTCTGGTTTTCCAAAAAGAAGGGAGAGTCTGTTTGTAAGCAATCAAGTTGTAGATGATAACAATTGA